Sequence from the Epinephelus moara isolate mb chromosome 19, YSFRI_EMoa_1.0, whole genome shotgun sequence genome:
TTATTGAATagcttttttccatttttccttTTAGGAGTCACCTCCATTTCATGGAAACCTGTTGCAGTGCCTTCCCTGAGTGGGTCTAAAGATGCACTTAAAAGTAAAAGACACTAAAAACAGAAATTCACATTTAATCAGGATTACTACGAATGTTAAAAATCGCACGTGTGTATATCACCTTGGAAACACTGTTTgttcacacattaaaacaactaTAGTACAAGACAAATGCTTTTaacattaaaactttttttatcaCCCTTCAAGGAAACCCTCAACATTCATGGGTCCTGTTACAGTGATCAAACAGCTCCACCTAGTGAACATGCAGCTGAGCACAAATATTACTTTCCCTGCCctgtttttggttttcttttcccAATATCCACTAATACATGAGATTCTGTGTCGGCTTCTTTTTCAGTCAGATTTTTAATTATTCCACAATTACAACAGGACCCTACAAAGTCAGGGGAGACATGTGCCGAACAGTATCTGTCATTAGTGACATCAGTAGATATCATTTTAGCTGATATAAAACCTCAACTCTGCTCACTACTTTCAGAGTCTAAACACAGTTTTGCTCATATTTGAAGGTTTGTATAAATACATATCCTAAAAACACTTTCATATAGTGCCCTGTTCAGATCAGTCCACAAGCctttatttgtatatattttatttgtaaaaacagataagagatatttttaaaatgaataaccACTAATTTGATTGATATTTATTTGATCGTACAAGAAAAACCTgctttataaaaatgtaaaaacccTGAAATATCTTATGAAAACATCCAACATCTGCTTGACTGATATTTCCTGGcttgcaaatacacacatacggcaaatatggaaaataaatgaaaattgagTTATCTGGTTTTCAAATAAACCCTTCAAATATTGTAGTAATTTTTAAGcaataaattaacattttgagtCAAAGTATTTTTCTACATCAAAGTAAAAAGTGGTGTTAAAACTTACCGTGTCATACTGCAGATTATTTCTGTGCAGGAATTCAAGCTTTTGTTCGGGATACAGCTCGTTGAAGCGGTAGCGGAAAAGATCGACTTCCTGTTGGATAAACCACCGTCTCAAGTCCTCCCTTTAAGATGCAattacaaataaacatttattaagACACTCAATTTCACAGCatgtttattcttttttttattaacaacaATCATTCTTCAGAAACTACAGACTTACGTTTGGCAGTAGGCAAGTCTGAGGATGAAGTGGGAGATATGGTCCTTTCTTCGTTTCTCGAATTCAGTCGGTCCAGTCTGAGTTTTTCGGTCATCCTTAATGGGTTAAGGTACagtatttttatgacatatttgtTGTCATGATTCACAACTTTTAACTTGTGTTGGCTTGTTGGGCATAATTTTACTTGCAAGgtaaaataaaagatttttaaagaaGGTTTTGTGACCATATCCACAAGTCAAGAGCGTGTTGTATACTATTTACAACAGTGATGTTTACAATACCTGTATGCCATCTTACATTAATTTAGGCTATGGGAATTCAGCTTTATTTGGGCAAGTAAGCAGCTTTTATGACTCATGGCAGGCAGTAATGTGACAATGTGCATCCTGTTAAACATACTCACAGCATCTGATCTGTACGCAAAGTTCAGGGTTTTACACTCATGTTCCAGTTTCTTTGTGTACTGCTCTGACAGCTTCACATAGCTCACTCCCAAATTCTCAATTGTCTTCAGCACTGTAGTggtaacaaaaacagacattatAAATATCAGGCCATTTTTAAGCATATTACAAATGTATTTCATTACAGCAGTGAAAACACTAAATTTAAATATCATTAGACTGGAAAGAGACCCAGGTCTTACATTTCAGTCTGTCCACAGCAAACGCCTCAAATTCAGCAAGAGAGATGTTTTCAAGAGGAGGCTGCACATAGAACTGCAGAGGATGTCCATACAGCTCCGCCTGGCCTTCAATGGCGGCGATCTTCCTTCTTCTGCCAGAAAACAGCATAGTTCCTGATGGTATAGGAAAATAAGAATGTCTTTTAATAAAGAAGCATCATGTATCACCAGACAATAGGATACAAGTCATCATCACCACACTGGCATGTTTGGTACAACTACAATTTTCAGTAGAGACCAGTGGGAGCTTCAATATAAgttcatgaaaatgaaataagtAGCAAGTGTCTTCTCCAATGCACCACGCTGTATTTCTGTTGATAGAGGCTTCAGATATTTTGTCTTCATTAAATGGTTGCTGGCATTTGGGggggaaataaaatgtatatacatatatatatgtgtgtgtgtgtgtgtgtgtgtgtgtgtgtttgagactaATTATTAGACGCCCCTCTTGTCAAAAATTAGCAATCCATTTACCTCATTTGGTCTGTcctctttacacacacaaaaacattaaaaatactgCCTATTGTCTGAGCTGTATAACTTGGGCCCCTGTAAGATGGGCAGCAGATTACAGATGTGTTCACATACCACAAATCATAGTCCACCTGTTAAAGAACATGTAAGGGtatagaaagaaaatattcaTGCAGAGAGCATTTTATCcatgtcaaaatatgttttcatctGCAACAACTTGGCTACAAAGCTGCTTACACTGAACAAGGTCTATTGTGCAGCTCTCTGCACATAAGGCACAAACTGACAGGCATCAAACCATTGAAATGACCTgataacattagctaacgttagcaattTATTGTGTTACAACACAACTAAATAAGTGGTATCCCCCTTTCCCATAAAACCAGCTGTACCCACACGACATAATTAAGCATGAAACGACTTCGCTAAAGCTAACAATACTGTATCTTCAGCGCAAAGTTAGTCAACAACAATGACACATTTCCCCAACGCAGACACATATGCTAGCTAACACACAGCAGTTAACTCCATGGAAACGGGGTCGACGAGGACCGACTAAAACTATTCCAGGGACGTATCACACAACTTGAAACAAGTACAATAGCAGCATTTAAACGGTTATATTGTCGTTACATTACCGATTAGACGATGAAGCTGCTTCTTCTTAGTTCAATCCCGCCAAACAAAGTGGGCGGTTCAACTAACGCGGGTAAATGATGACGATTTTAGACAAACCAGGAAGAGAAACCTGTCACACAGTGTGAGCGCTCGTTTAGTTGTTCCGGCCGGCCTGCCATGTCTCTGCCATTGACGATATCCTTTGTGAAAGCATACAAGAAGAAAATGCTTCTCAGTTTTCTATGATGACTACAAACCAGTCGTGCAGCTGAATATATAAAATAAGCACTGGCTTATTTAGTGTGcaatttttatgactttttttcccgcCGTCGACCTAAGTGCAACAGCGGCTTTCGGGATTATCTGCACTACATAACAAACGCACCCAGAACTTGTGGTTTTACCATAACCTGAAATGCAGATTTGTGATTTCTAAAATGCAAAATGTAGGTACCAGTGTGTCTATTTAACGAGATAGTCCCTGCAGTTACTAATAAAAGTAAATAGAAGGTTTGAAAAACTATAAACTATTATCTTGGTTGTTCTGTAATTAAGTGTAAATCCACGAACACAATAAATATTCATAACATTCcaacaaatgtcaaaaataggctgtagtggaaagtaactaagtttATAGACTCAAGAACTGTACCAAAGTACATGCACTTTACTTAAGTATTCAAATGTtctgctttattttgcaaattatTTCAACAGCAGTCAGACTCTTTAACAAGACagcatagatagatagatagaatatttattcataaaatacatataatacatatTCACATATATATGTTCACATCCATATCCTTTGTATTTATACTGTGTAACATGCTTGTGCAATTTCATACTGTACAATACTCAACCACTACTGTGCAATAATATTTATAGGTTACATTTCTATATCTTTACAGTAAATATACTACACACCATGAGTGTATTTCAGTTACCCTGTGCTACTATCAATCATGaacatacagtatctgtatAGGAGAAGGGTGTATATGtatttagatttaatttaatttaattttattttattttattttattttattatctgttttgtcattttttatgaCGTAATCACATGTTTTACCTGCTTCTGACTCTTAAACTGCTGGGATTAATAAAGCCTTacttattattagtattattattattagtagtagtagtagtagtagtagtatcattattattattactgaaaatATGCACATTTTATACCTTTACATCAGTTTCTCTGGAAAGCAATGTACACAgtattgacattttattttttatcattattacagTATaccagttggtggcggtaatgcgATACCTCAACACCGCCACAAACTAAACAgtaatagaagaagaagaagactccTGCTGCTTAGCAACAAACATTAGCGAGCTAGCCAGTTGCCTGGTTGGCTAGTTACTCTCATGCGCAACGTAGTTAGCTGGAACGAAGGCTTGCGGATAGAAAGCAATGCGCTTTCATGCAGTAAATGTCACAGATTTTACTCAGTTGTCGACGTTAGTTAAACTTTACCCGACGTTTTGATGCAGAGAGCATTAGGTACGAGTAGTCATTAGCTTGGCATCATTAACGGGCGGAGCAGAGGGCTCTTTTCTCTGGGAAAAGTGGCTAACCTTAGCTAGGTAACCTTAGCACCGGAGTCACTGGCGTCTCCTCCTGCCACAGAGAAGAGCACAGGCAGGCTGAAGATATGTGAATGTGGATTAGCTCATGTTGGTGGACACTGGATGATCTGAAACGTGAGTTTACAGGTAAGACATTGCTCACTCTGTGGGTCTGCTAGCTTTACATCTTTCCTCACCGGCACAGTCAGTCTTTGAGTCATCTCTAACGGGCTACACCAGCAGCTGCTTGGTACCTGGAGACCTTCCTGCCAGCTATTCAACAGGTCCTATCTTGACCAAGGCAAGGCACTGTGATTTGAGGGTGTTAAAGCAGAATAAACAGTTGACTTAATACTTAATTCCCCTCACAGACTTTGGAAATACCACCTGCAGCCACAGCAAGTCTCAACAGAAATAAGTAGTACATCTTATAGCATTATAATAGTTTTATTCTCTGTAACATTGTCTCTTAACGGTGCCCCACCTTGAGGCCTGGGGGAAAGCAATGGTGAGTCTGTGAAGATGACTCACAGTccaggaggggaggtgggttGTCTTCTACATACTTATCAGACCTCATTTATATGTGCATTGTAATGCATAGGATAACCTGCTATCTAAAATACAGGAGTACATTTCAGATTGTCTGTCATGTTTTAATATGTGTAGCATCAAAGGGAAAATTGTCTCATTGTAGTGTTGTCACCATACTGggatttctaactttgatacagTATCTAAAAAACCATTGATATTCAATACTATTTTTAACATCACAGGGAAAAATTGACATTCAGGGCATATAGTTTGAAATTCTTTATAAAAAGCTAAATAAAGCAAagctataacatgacaacaactATTCTTTTCTTGGTCaatagcagagaacagcagaataacTGAGGTTAACACTaacaagagagaggagaaagtgCAGCTGGTACCAGACCGGGGTATCAATACCGCAAAAAATTGAGTATTGACACAGTTTTAAATACTCAGAATCGATATGTATTGATAgatcaatatttttgacaacagtATCTCATTGTAGATAGAAAAATATAATAACTGGAAGACCCACAATATACACAGGATAGTTGTTTGTGCTGATACAGAAAATCAGTTGTTTAAATGTCTGATTGGTGTTTATCATACTGGCGTTGATGGTAATGGGGTGTCACACTGGAACTCTCATTTTCGGCTGCCAATCTCAGGTATTTTAGAAATGATTGTAGGAGAACGTTGATGTCTTAATTTTAAATTTTCAGATTGAACCACACTTTGAGTAGAATATTCAAGATAAAACGTGATAGACAGTAACTGATCATTACTTATTACCTGCCCACCCCTATTATTGATGTTAACAtcaggatatatatatatatgtgtgtgtgtgtgtgtgtgtgtagaggtggTGACACAAAATAGCAGCCAGAGTACATAGCCAGCCTTTGACTCCATTTCTGTCACTCTGTAACAAATTTCAATAACGCATGTAGAAATTattacagagagagaggagagaattgcaaaTGTGTAACTTGGCTTGTGAATCAAACTGGAAAGAAAGAAGGGGGTCTTGAGTCATAATATGAGTTAGATATATATAAGAGATTGCAGAGGTGAAATCAAAGCCCGAATGTATATTTTGCTGTAAACTAATTAAAAGAATTCATATCAAAAAGTCTATAAAAACAAGAGCACGCTGTTTATTTTAAGCCGCTCTTTGCCCGCCTGTTCCAACAACTGCTGCGTCACACAACTCAATTATAGTTGATGAATAATATCGTTGACTGCAATACATATTGTGACTCAAATCCAGACAGGCTGTTGGacaccacagtcacacagtaGGTTGTCAGTATCCACTGGGAACAGCTTTCCCACAATATGTTGTTTAGCATTGCACCCAGCAGCTACACGCATACAACTGTGGATGACCCAGTTGCTATGCGGAGTCTGCTGCTCTCACTGCTAATGGAAGAATAAACACATTGCACAGTCGCTGCAAACACGATCCTCGTAAAAATTTACAACAGCTAGTCCGACGTGAGCACACATGATAGTTAAAAGGACAACTCCAGTCATTGTGCATATAAAACCGTCTACTAGAGTGCAGTCCCTCAACAGTGCAGTTGTTGTCGTAAACTGTAGTGCTGATAGTAATAAATTTAGAATTTGGCAGGctatataaaatttaaattaaatacttCAGAGTTTTCATATGTGTACAAAAAGATAAATGGAAAATTGTGTTTCATATTATTGCCAGATCCACTGATTTGTGTGCTAATATGTCATCATATAAAAGCTGACTACTTTCAGTTATATCAGTTATTATAAATCATATTAATGGAAAggaactatttttatttttttgttggcaAATCGGAGCAAAGTTTAGTAGAAGCACAGATCTCACACATGGATTAATCAGTTTGGTGTCTCAAATTGGTTCAGTTTGGTGTCTAATAAAAGCTAAAGTAAGTAGATACAAGGGAGTAATTTCATTGTAACTGTTCCtctgataataataaacagaaatccatattgatttattgagtAAAGAGAGCTTACATTGGAATACAAGCTACAGTTAGTTTCCTGCTGTTTCTGCTGGATGCCTTTTACTTCTCCAAACATATGTCATACAATAATGTTTTGCTTATTTTACACTTCCAGGTGGTATATGTGTCCGTGTCACGTCACTGAAACTACCCAGACAGAGTGGAACTGAGTAAACCAGCCAAAGGTTGCCACCATGTTGGAGGAGGACATGGAAGTGGCCATCAAGGTGGTCGTGGTCGGCAATGGAGCTGTTGGCAAGTCCAGTATGATCCAACGGTACTGCAAGGGCATCTTCACTAAGGACTACAAAAAGACTATCGGAGTTGACTTCCTGGAAAGGCAGATAGTGTAAGCAGCTTGTTTCACAGATGTTTACATTCCTCTATCAATCATAGCCTATATTTCATCATCACTGCCTTCTCTTTGTTTTAGTGTAAATGACGAGGAGGTGCGGCTAATGCTGTGGGACACTGCTGGGCAGGAGGAGTTTGACGCTATTACCAAGGCCTACTACCGTGGTAAGACCCCTCCACCATGACAAATATAACACTGCTGCTCTGGCTCGCTGACCTCCCTGACCGCTGAAGTTAAGTTTAGATTCTTCACAGATTTTACGCTCCACTGGCAGCGTGGCTTTTAACCAGAGCACATGCACTGCACATGTTGCACTGTAAACATGTCTTTGAGCTAAAAATGAATCTCCAGTAGGGTTGCTCTAAAGTTGACCCAATGTTTTCCATCCTCAAGGTGGAGGATGAACTATATATTAGgtcaaagtcatttttttaaagaatgacCAACTTGAAAACATGAattgtttctgtgttgttttacatTCTAGGGGCCCAAGCATGTGTGCTAGTCTTCTCTACCACAGACAGGGAGTCGTTTCAGGCTATCGACAGTTGGAGGGAGAAGGTGGAGGCGGAGGTCGGAGACATTCCCACAGTTCTCGTGCAAAACAAAATTGACCTTCTGGAAGAAACCGTTATAAAAAAGTAAGTagatgtgtctttttttttgttgcaaaaatCACACAGTAACAGTAATCCATTGaatgttaaaggtatactgtgcagtaATTGTTGGTCACTAAACACAGCACAACATTCAAACGTGGCCCCTCCTCACTATACACTGCTTTTACATACACTGCTTTGTTATAACAGAAAAGCAGATAATTTAgaaagctaactaagctaaccgTTGGCACCTACCCGTCCCACAGAAAACAAGCCAACTCTGTGTCACTCCTCATCCTAACCTTCAGCGCTCaccagtgaaaatgaaagccAACTTCAGATTCGCTCTTGTTTTGGAACAAACTTTGTCTGCTCAGTATTTCACCAgctatatttgttttttgttttttgtagctGTCTGCAggcatttttcacagttttctcttggatgcatgctgtGACTCGCTACCTTTTTAGAAAATCTGCTGGCATTGGCTGGTAgctacacacataaacaaacatagCAAAATGAGAAGAtaaaggcagagggcagagtctctgcagataaatacaccgccacactaTTCTAGTGGATAAAAAGTGATGATGAAGAGGGATTTCttttgcatttgtctcatttttttaattctgcgtAGTATACCCTTGAAGACAAATAGTACTGAGTTTGAATTGTATTTTCTTTATCTCAATTGCAGCGAGGAGGCAGAAGGTTTGGCTAAAAGGCTCAAGCTGAGATTTTACCGAGCTTCAGTAAAAGAGGACCTCAATGTCAACGAGGGTGGGTTACTGAAAATTTGGACAACTTGTCTAATGCAACTGAAACAGTCTCATTCTAGATGTTAGTATTGTAACATTTCTGCTGGTTCtctctttttagtttttaagtACTTAGCTGAGAAGTATCTCCAGAGACTCAAACAGCAAACGGCAGAAGAGACAGAGGTGCTCCACACAACAAGCAATAAAATAGGTGAGGAGTCTTTCTGtttatcattttttatgttacactttaagttttattttgtcagtaGGGTGACATTACTCATATATTCTGTTTTTCCCAAGGTGTTTTTAATACCACGAGTAGTAACGTCTGCAACCAGAGCTCCAGCAACGGCAGAGAAGTCATCACTTTGCGACCTAACAAACAAAGGACCAAGAAGAGTAAAAATCCTTTTGGAAGCTGCAGTGTACTCTAGATAAGAATAATTTAGTTTTAGTGACTCAATATTGTTTCTGAGACTAAAATTGGTCATTATTTTACTTTGTGGAGGTAGCCACATTTAGAAACCAAAGCCTAAACAGACTGGGAAACACAACTCCATACTACTTTAATAACCTGACGTTTAATCTGTAAGTTTTCTCCCCACACTGATGGCTGAATTTCCCTCAATTCAGCCTCGGCTCTCCGGCAATGATCTGCGCACAAACCTTTGTATCTTTGTATCCTTGTGGTTGCCCTcagtaacagcagcagctacagtacCTGTTTGTTATTTAGATACGACTCGACATACAATCCTGTCATCAAAGCAGCAAAGGTTGCACTCCTGATCTATGAAAACTCCTCTTTATGATTTCGACAGTCTCCCCTTCCTGTGTTTGACATTTCAACTGTGCAATATGTTTGCGTGTATTGTaggatacaaaaaaaaaaaaagtaccataTTTTTTCTGTCAGCACAATATGGTTCAAACTTTTATTGTGGACAAAACACTATCGAATCCACAGTTAATTCTCTGTGCAGAAGTATTTTTGTACGAATCAAAACAGTGTTGGGTGATATTTTCACTAAAGTGTTGACATAGTGCCAAATTTCCTCTTTCTGAACGTAACACTGCGGTGATGATGGATGTAACATGAAATGAATAGAATGTGCTTTTATCTATAACCAAATATCAATAACTATCGACACAAAATATTCCTCTATATATCTGCTCACACTCTTATTTACAGATTTGCTAATCGGGACTTTCACAAAGTTTTTACTTTGTGATGTAAAACACGAGTTGAAGTCACAGTCAGTTATAGCGTTATGTTTTTAATTGCAgttgtttacattttacatatGTAAATGCTTTTCTTTAACTTTGGTACAGCTTTTCCAGAGTAAGCAAATATCAGTATCtatgttttcatgtttcactttatttctaACATTTCAAACACTAAACATGGTACAAGATTTTGGATTTTATTTCTCAGTTTTGCTTCTGTAGTATCTAATCAATTTCTACTTTGTAAATATTATTCTGCTCCTTTTTGATGGgtaaaaaaaggaggaggagtgggACTAGAAAGTTGAAAAGCTCACTGCTCAGTAATGAGTGACCTCATGATACGGAGTTTTGAGCGGAATGTGAACCCCGGCTCTCTGAACGTACAAAAAGCTGACCTTCAGGGTGGGACGTTTTGCTTGTGTGTGCCTGAATATGCAAGAAAATTCAGTTTCTCCTCACTATTTGAGGGCCCTCCAAAACAGATCTCCCAAATGAATGCTCAATACTCAGTACATATCTGTGAACTGTGTCACTGCCTTGTCTGCACCatgccttttattttctttccccCCAAATCTCATGAAGACACCGGTTTACTAAGCACAACAAAATTATCAACATTTCCATATTAATAGTATTTTACATGCATTTAGAAAACACGGGGCATCTGGGAATACATGTGcatgcattttgtctttttaaaaagttttgcaaCTGATCTCAGATCTGTTTTAAATGAACTTTATTTTCGAGATGTTAAAGATGGGACTGTTGTGAAAATCCCAACAGGTGCTTAAACTATGTTCCAGTTCTACCATTGGTACGAAGATTATGTCACATTTCAAGCTCTCTCATTAGGTTGTCTGTAAACCGTGCtgttttgtaaaaaagaaaaaaaagtggcatAACTGTAATGCATGCAAGCCTTTTTTCCACATCGGTGAATGTGCAGCCACGGCTGCAACGCCATAATGCCTTGTCTTTGTTTACATTCTCCCCCTCTGACCACCAGTAAGCATTTCAGTCCCTCCtcttgctgtttgttttaattgcCTGCACAGTAAATCTGTACATAATTATTTCCCTAAGCTTTCTTTTATTTGTAACATTGTGTTCACTTTgccttttttgcttttttgacTGAATGGATTTAGCGCACTTTATCTTGACGATGGCATGTAATCTTAAGAGAACCGTTAAGTAAAAACTAACCATACTTATGTGCTGTCACTCAGGTGTTGTAATGATCTCTGTGTCTTACTGTTACTCTGCTTCTTCACAAATCAATTTCACACATTTAGAT
This genomic interval carries:
- the rab23 gene encoding ras-related protein Rab-23; this encodes MLEEDMEVAIKVVVVGNGAVGKSSMIQRYCKGIFTKDYKKTIGVDFLERQIVVNDEEVRLMLWDTAGQEEFDAITKAYYRGAQACVLVFSTTDRESFQAIDSWREKVEAEVGDIPTVLVQNKIDLLEETVIKNEEAEGLAKRLKLRFYRASVKEDLNVNEVFKYLAEKYLQRLKQQTAEETEVLHTTSNKIGVFNTTSSNVCNQSSSNGREVITLRPNKQRTKKSKNPFGSCSVL